The proteins below are encoded in one region of Pongo pygmaeus isolate AG05252 chromosome 20, NHGRI_mPonPyg2-v2.0_pri, whole genome shotgun sequence:
- the CIST1 gene encoding uncharacterized LOC729966 homolog isoform X1, whose amino-acid sequence METSPLSSLISSPFAHSTHSSGEPLKSYSSTMSLETDSITHLSPSNSGTTPTIQPSPSSTDSRMIPSSPQPEIITHPSSGSPSAELTPSSHSTIPSSESLTLHWSPTSHSPRTEPLTSTDQNLEPPGPAPGDTRPRELHRNPSVVVVVCLLVSLLLIGSVVMAVRFCHRDESKFENLDEVSMGSVNDRLSFAHHLQE is encoded by the exons ATGGAGACATCACCTCTCAGCTCTCTGATTTCTTCTCCCTTCGCCCACAGCACCCACAGTTCAGGGGAACCCCTCAAATCCTACTCCAGCACCATGAGTTTGGAGACAGACTCCATAACCCACCTCAGTCCCTCAAATTCAGGGACAACCCCTACCATCCAGCCGAGCCCCAGCTCCACAGATTCAAGGATGATTCCCTCCTCCCCACAACCAGAGATAATCACGCACCCTAGTTCTGGCTCCCCCAGTGCAGAGCTCACCCCCTCTTCCCATTCCACCATCCCCAGTTCCGAATCCCTGACCTTGCACTGGAGCCCCACTTCCCACAGCCCCAGAACGGAGCCCTTGACCTCCACTGACCAGAACTTGGAGCCCCCTGGCCCAG CTCCAGGTGACACTAGGCCCCGTGAGTTACACAGGAACCCGAGCGTGGTGGTGGTCGTGTGTTTGCTGGTGTCTCTTTTGCTCATCGGGTCTGTGGTCATGGCTGTGAGATTTTGTCACCGGGATGAGTCCAAGTTTGAGAACCTGGACGAGGTGTCCATG GGATCCGTGAATGACAGATTGTCCTTTGCCCACCACCTCCAGGAGTGA
- the CIST1 gene encoding uncharacterized LOC729966 homolog isoform X2, which yields MACPQLLPLLLLVLVLLLKADGNYSTTSFTDIVTSENSMETSPLSSLISSPFAHSTHSSGEPLKSYSSTMSLETDSITHLSPSNSGTTPTIQPSPSSTDSRMIPSSPQPEIITHPSSGSPSAELTPSSHSTIPSSESLTLHWSPTSHSPRTEPLTSTDQNLEPPGPAPGDTRPRELHRNPSVVVVVCLLVSLLLIGSVVMAVRFCHRDESKFENLDEVSMGSVNDRLSFAHHLQE from the exons ATGGCATGCCCCCAGCTGCTGCCACTTCTGCTTTTGGTGCTGGTGCTGCTGCTGAAAGCTGATGGGAATTACAGTACTACTTCCTTTACAG ATATTGTGACCTCAGAGAACAGTATGGAGACATCACCTCTCAGCTCTCTGATTTCTTCTCCCTTCGCCCACAGCACCCACAGTTCAGGGGAACCCCTCAAATCCTACTCCAGCACCATGAGTTTGGAGACAGACTCCATAACCCACCTCAGTCCCTCAAATTCAGGGACAACCCCTACCATCCAGCCGAGCCCCAGCTCCACAGATTCAAGGATGATTCCCTCCTCCCCACAACCAGAGATAATCACGCACCCTAGTTCTGGCTCCCCCAGTGCAGAGCTCACCCCCTCTTCCCATTCCACCATCCCCAGTTCCGAATCCCTGACCTTGCACTGGAGCCCCACTTCCCACAGCCCCAGAACGGAGCCCTTGACCTCCACTGACCAGAACTTGGAGCCCCCTGGCCCAG CTCCAGGTGACACTAGGCCCCGTGAGTTACACAGGAACCCGAGCGTGGTGGTGGTCGTGTGTTTGCTGGTGTCTCTTTTGCTCATCGGGTCTGTGGTCATGGCTGTGAGATTTTGTCACCGGGATGAGTCCAAGTTTGAGAACCTGGACGAGGTGTCCATG GGATCCGTGAATGACAGATTGTCCTTTGCCCACCACCTCCAGGAGTGA